In Carya illinoinensis cultivar Pawnee chromosome 9, C.illinoinensisPawnee_v1, whole genome shotgun sequence, the following are encoded in one genomic region:
- the LOC122276561 gene encoding LRR receptor-like serine/threonine-protein kinase GSO1 yields MATLRRYLSVIVVLFMCLTSGWVVLCMDKLDSSSTLAVLLEVKKSFVEDPEIVLHDWSESNPNFCTWGGVSCGLDSVDGSVQVVGLNLTSSSLAGSISPSIGRLQNLLQLDLSSNRLSGPIPPNLSDLSFLEVLLLFSNQLTGPIPPQLGSLTSLRVIRLGDNGLTGPIPSSFGKFVDLVTLGLASCALSGPIPTELGQLGRVENLILQQNQLEGPIPAELGNCSSLTIFTAALNSLNGSIPNDLGRLKNLQLLNLANNSLSGEIPIELGELGQLDYMNLMGNKLEGPIPKSLPQLGNLRTLDFSMNKLSGGIPEELGNMGTLTSLVLSNNNLSGSIPRNICSNTTNLELLMLAEAQIFGEIPLELSQCPSLKQLDLSSNTLNGTIPDQLYGLLSLTDLLLHNNSLVGSISPFVGNLSNLETLALYHNNLHGTLPKEVGMLGKLEILYLYDNQLSGEIPLEIGNCSSLQMIDFYGNRFSGEIPITIGRLKQLNFLHLRENELVGEIPATLGNCHQLTILDLADNNLTGGIPVTFGFLRALEQLMLYNNSLEGNLPDTLINVANLTRVNLSKNRLKGSLAALCSSRSFLSFDVAHNEFDHEIPPQLGNSPFLQRLVLSNNQFTGKIPWTLGKIHELSLLDFSGNSLTGAIPAELSLCKKLASIDMNNNLLSGPIPTWLGNLPLEKLILSSNLFLGPLPREVLNCSKLLVLYLNDNSLNGTLSSEIGDLESLTNLNIGGNQFSGPIPPAIGILGNLYELRLSRNSFSGEIPIELAQLQNLQTILDLSYNNLTGHIPPSIATLSKLEALDLSHNQLAGEVPSKVGDMSSLGKLNLSYNNLQGKLDKQFSHWPAEAFQGNIQLCGSPLGICSGDVSNRQSGLSVASVVVISAISTLAAIGILLLGVSLFLKHKREFKEANEVKCTFSSSSSQVQRRLLLFQNGGARRDFRWNEIMEATNNLSEEFIIGSGGSGKIYKAELSSGETVAVKKILRKDDLLLNKSFIRELKTLGRIRHRHLVKLMGCCSNEGAGLNLLIYEYMANGSVWDWLHGQPLNSKKKTTLDWEARLRIAMGLAQGVEYLHHDCVPKIIHRDIKPSNILLDSNMEAHLGDFGLAKALAEDYDSNTESNTWFAGSFGYMAPEYAYSLKATEKSDVYSMGIALMELVSGKMPTDGAFGVDMDMVRWVETQIEMLDSAREELIDPALKPLLPGEESAAFQVLEIALQCTKTTPQERPSSRQACDLLLHVFNNRMVDFGKMNTDPYI; encoded by the exons ATGGCTACGTTACGACGATATTTGTCGGTTATTGTTGTTCTTTTCATGTGTTTAACATCTGGTTGGGTTGTCTTGTGCATGGACAAGCTTGATAGCAGCTCGACTTTGGCGGTGCTTTTGGAGGTGAAGAAATCATTTGTGGAAGACCCAGAAATAGTTTTGCATGATTGGTCTGAAAGCAACCCAAATTTTTGTACATGGGGAGGGGTTTCTTGTGGCTTGGACTCGGTGGATGGCTCAGTTCAAGTTGTGGGCCTAAACCTTACTAGTTCGTCACTCGCCGGTTCAATATCACCCTCCATCGGTCGTTTGCAAAACCTGCTCCAACTTGATCTTTCCTCTAACCGTCTCTCGGGTCCCATTCCACCTAATCTCTCTGACCTTTCTTTCTTGGAAGTTTTGCTTCTTTTCTCTAACCAGCTCACTGGCCCCATCCCACCTCAGCTCGGCTCACTGACGAGTCTCCGAGTCATTCGTCTCGGGGACAATGGACTCACTGGCCCGATTCCCTCCTCATTTGGCAAATTTGTCGATTTAGTCACTCTTGGCTTGGCTTCATGTGCTCTCTCGGGTCCAATACCCACAGAACTCGGACAACTCGGCCGAGTTGAGAATCTGATTCTCCAACAAAACCAACTCGAGGGTCCGATTCCTGCCGAGCTGGGAAACTGCTCGAGCCTCACGATCTTTACTGCTGCTCTCAACAGTCTCAATGGGTCCATTCCAAATGATTTGGGTCGTCTCAAGAATCTTCAGCTTCTTAACCTGGCCAACAATAGTCTCTCGGGTGAGATACCGATCGAACTCGGTGAACTGGGCCAACTCGACTACATGAATCTCATGGGGAACAAGCTTGAGGGTCCCATTCCAAAGTCTCTACCTCAGTTAGGCAATCTACGAACTCTGGACTTCTCAATGAACAAGCTCAGTGGAGGCATTCCGGAAGAATTAGGAAACATGGGTACGCTAACAAGCTTGGTTTTGTCAAATAACAATCTGTCTGGTTCGATACCAAGAAATATATGTTCCAACACAACCAATCTGGAGCTCTTGATGCTAGCAGAGGCTCAAATTTTCGGTGAAATCCCATTGGAATTGAGCCAGTGTCCATCCCTAAAACAACTAGATTTGTCCAGCAACACGCTCAATGGCACAATCCCAGATCAACTTTACGGTCTGCTTAGTCTAACTGATCTCTTGCTCCACAACAACAGCCTGGTGGGTTCAATTTCTCCATTCGTTGGGAACCTCAGTAACCTGGAGACACTGGCACTGTATCATAACAACTTGCATGGAACTCTGCCTAAGGAGGTTGGTATGCTTGGGAAGCTTGAAATCTTGTATCTTTACGACAATCAGTTGTCTGGAGAGATACCTTTGGAGATTGGGAATTGCTCAAGCTTGCAAATGATTGATTTTTACGGAAACCGTTTCAGTGGCGAAATTCCCATCACTATTGGGAGGCTAAAGCAGCTGAATTTTCTTCATCTAAGGGAGAACGAACTTGTGGGTGAAATTCCCGCCACCTTGGGTAACTGTCATCAACTGACTATTTTGGACTTGGCAGACAACAATCTCACTGGTGGCATTCCTGTGACGTTTGGATTCCTTCGAGCACTTGAACAGCTCATGCTTTACAACAACTCACTTGAAGGTAATCTCCCTGATACACTGATTAATGTAGCAAATCTGACCAGAGTGAATCTATCGAAAAACAGATTGAAAGGTAGCCTTGCTGCACTGTGTAGTTCacgttcttttctttcttttgatgtCGCACATAATGAGTTCGACCATGAGATTCCTCCCCAACTGGGAAATTCACCCTTCCTTCAGAGGCTCGTACTAAGTAACAACCAGTTTACTGGGAAGATCCCATGGACGTTGGGAAAAATCCACGAGCTCTCATTGTTAGACTTCTCTGGAAACTCACTAACTGGAGCAATACCAGCTGAGCTTTCATTGTGCAAGAAGCTGGCATCTATTGATATGAACAATAACCTTCTTTCTGGACCGATACCGACATGGCTTGGAAATTTGCCTCTGGAGAAGCTGATCCTCTCTTCCAATTTATTTCTTGGGCCTCTTCCTCGAGAAGTTCTCAACTGCTCTAAACTGCTAGTTCTTTATCTGAATGACAATTCACTCAATGGAACTCTCTCTTCTGAAATTGGTGACCTGGAATCACTTACTAACCTCAACATCGGTGGGAACCAGTTTTCTGGGCCAATACCTCCGGCAATAGGTATTCTAGGCAACCTGTATGAACTTCGGCTTTCACGCAACAGCTTTAGTGGTGAAATTCCAATTGAGCTTGCTCAGCTCCAGAATCTTCAAACCATTCTAGACCTCAGTTACAATAATCTCACTGGCCACATCCCACCTTCAATTGCAACACTTTCAAAACTTGAAGCACTCGATCTTTCTCACAATCAACTTGCTGGAGAAGTCCCTTCCAAAGTCGGGGACATGAGCAGCTTGGGAAAGCTCAATCTCTCTTATAACAATCTCCAGGGAAAATTGGACAAGCAATTCTCACACTGGCCAGCCGAGGCATTCCAAGGAAATATACAACTTTGTGGAAGCCCTCTTGGTATCTGCAGTGGTGATGTTAGCAATCGGCAGTCAGGCTTAAGTGTAGCATCAGTGGTGGTCATTTCTGCAATATCGACTCTGGCGGCAATTGGCATATTGCTACTTGGTGTCTCCCTCTTTCTGAAACACAAACGAGAATTCAAAGAAGCCAATGAAGTGAAATGTACATTTTCATCAAGTTCTTCCCAAGTACAGCGAAGACTACTTCTCTTCCAAAATGGAGGAGCAAGGCGAGATTTCAGATGGAATGAAATCATGGAAGCCACAAACAATCTAAGCGAAGAGTTCATCATCGGGTCAGGAGGTTCTGGAAAGATTTACAAAGCCGAATTGTCCTCGGGAGAAACAGTAGCAGTAAAGAAGATACTGAGGAAAGATGATCTTCTACTAAATAAAAGTTTCATAAGAGAGTTGAAGACGCTTGGTAGGATAAGGCACAGGCATCTAGTGAAGTTGATGGGTTGCTGCAGCAACGAAGGAGCAGGTTTGAATCTGCTGATATACGAGTACATGGCTAATGGAAGTGTATGGGATTGGCTGCATGGACAACCGCTGAATAGCAAGAAGAAAACCACCCTTGATTGGGAGGCAAGGTTAAGGATTGCTATGGGATTAGCTCAAGGAGTGGAATATCTTCACCATGATTGTGTACCAAAGATTATTCACAGGGACATCAAACCAAGCAATATCTTGCTAGATTCCAACATGGAGGCACATTTGGGCGACTTTGGGCTTGCGAAAGCACTAGCCGAGGATTATGATTCTAACACAGAATCAAATACATGGTTTGCTGGGTCCTTCGGCTACATGGCaccag AGTATGCATATTCATTGAAGGCAACAGAAAAGAGTGACGTTTATAGCATGGGTATTGCGCTTATGGAGCTTGTCAGTGGAAAAATGCCAACAGATGGTGCTTTTGGTGTGGATATGGACATGGTGAGATGGGTGGAGACACAGATTGAGATGCTAGATTCTGCTCGTGAGGAATTGATCGATCCTGCTTTGAAACCACTCTTGCCTGGTGAAGAAAGTGCAGCCTTCCAAGTGCTTGAAATAGCTCTTCAGTGCACAAAAACCACCCCACAAGAAAGGCCATCTTCCCGGCAAGCATGCGATCTCCTTCTACACGTGTTCAACAATAGGATGGTGGACTTTGGAAAGATGAATACAGATCCttacatataa